TGATCCACCTCCGGATCTCCCACCTGGATGTAGAGCACGTTATCAGAAGGATGGGCTTTGATGAAGTAGTCGGTGGTCCATTTAAGTGAGTCTTTAGCGGGATCAAGTAGGTTGACAGCGTCCATTTGATCAGCGTACTCGAGGATGGACCACGACAAGACGGTGGCGGTGAAGGCCATAGGGAAACCGAACTTGATGTGGTCGCCCGCGTCGTATAAGCCTTTGGAGAGGTCGAGATTGGCTTCGCTTCCGTCTTTGAGACCTGAGTCTCCTCTCCAAGGTATCGTATTGTTCACCAACTTGCCAGCTACATCGTCCAAAACAATCAAATTcagcttttaaaaaaaacaactagAGACTGAAGTAGTGGCTAAAATTCTTGAATTACTACCGTTGGAACTTCAttaatactctctccgttcggaaatataaaatgtatagaaattttttatgttttaatatgtaaaatattttcatatttctaggtagttttagttttatcaaaaaccgtgtaaccaatcaaatttaattgtttaatttttaactggttaaattgtttttaatttataattttaataatattttttaaaaaaaatttaataaggtaaaacatcttatatttaggaacaaaaaagtaattcagatcaatgttcaagaaatagcTAGATAATATTATTAGACCTAGCCATTAAGCTGATTATCTAAACATGGATTATACTTTCgcaaattatttaattatctaatatatattagatattttaatttttgtaagtttataaaattgttttaagaactataaaaattatatatacaaaatcaaacaaatacaAAGACTTATACTAATATTGTTACTTGATTTACACCAATTTAGATTGAATTAAACCAAGCTAAACCGATTTGACGTCGAAGCAGTGTAAAACCGAGTTTTAGAACATTGATTCAGATTAAGAAACTTAGCGGTTGCAGGAGAATTGAGAAAACGTGGAAGCAAAGGAGAGTTTTTAGTACATTTCTGGATGTCGAAGAACTGTAAGGCGAGTTTGAGAGCGTCGGCGTATTTCTTATCGATGGCGCCGGGAGGTCCGGGGACGGGAccagcttcgtcgtcgtcgtTGTCGTCGGATTTATTCATTTTGGATTTGACCATGTAGACGACGGCGAGGATTACGGCGGCTAATACGATGAGAGCTATGAACCAACCGAAACAACCTCTTGACTTCGATTTCTCACCCATTTTTTTTGGCGTCGGTGGAGTCAAAATGCTTACACCAGAGAAAGATTGGTTAGATCCGGTTCAATGCAGCTGGGTAACGGCGATTGGAGTGGAGGAATTAGCTAGCTCGCAAGATCTGGGGATCAGAGAGAGATGATTTGTATATGTGAAATTGTGATCAAGATCGATCGAGAGATCAGAGATGTCACTGTCACTACTTCAAACCCAGTGGTGGTTGTTTTGTCGGTGGAGTATCAAGCGGGGGCTTGTTTCAGATCTGTTTTCCCTCCTTTTTatacttctctttttttttctgttacatTGTAATTACTGGGCCTATATGGGACTtaatttattacaattttttttgtcaacaaatttATTACAATTTAGTCACATTAATTCATTAGTatcacatgatttttttttaaaaaaaaaatcttgttcaGTGTTAGAGTGAGTTGATGATAACAAagaaaagctgctatttttaaTGGGTTTACAAAAATCTTGTTCAGTatttattaataagaaaaattgttattGGATTAGAAACAAAATTTACTAAGCCTGCATAGGACCAAAAAAGTAGGGCTCCGTTGGAAATTTGCATTTCCTGAGCCTGTTTCGGTATTGTAAtgtcatttttttatatgttccaaaaaaaaagtggtGGTACGTCATTTTCTTAATCACTGTCTGGTGTAAAGACTCTTGTCTTGTATTTGAATcccagatgatgatgatgatggataCTGAAGGTGATCAACAACTACCAAAGCAAAAGCGACCATCCAGAAAGAGATGGACAGCGTCATTCGACAAGCTTTTAGCTGCCTGCTCCAAGGTCAAGGATGGCTGATTTGAAAAGGGAAGATGCCAGGCTAGTATCACAAAACTGCATCAATGCACTAACTAGACTTGGAATGTGGATGAAGGTGTTTGCTTAGCAGCTTTAGACCTTTTTGAGAATCCTGGTCCTTAGAGAGAGACTTTTATCTCTCTCTTAAAGCTAACAAGTTACGGCTTGACATGGTTGCAACTTCAAGTGCAGTAAAAGTACTCCTTCGACTGTTACAAGGTCATGATTTCTTACACatttgatgaacaaaaaaatacagtATTGTACACAATGAATAACTATGAGATGGGGGGAGGAGAAGAGTCTTTTCATATCGTAATCAGGTGCAAAGATATCTAGTCATCATCCTTGAACTCCctgaccagaagaagaagaggtgtgTGTTAGTATCAATACAATGCgcaacaaagaaagaaaaaaagagttgGCTTCTGATTCACAATGATAATCGTGTACCTTCGGTCAAGGTATCGAGGTTGAACACCAGAGCCTTGACAAGTAGTGCAAGTCAAGGAACCAACACCATCGCAGTTAATACAGGTCGACACTTCCTTCTCTCCTCCACCAAGCTCCACCGTCACGTTCCCACTTCCCACACACAACCTGCACTTCTCTGCTCCCATCATCAAGAACACACAATGTAGCTTATAAACATCACAAACAGGTTGCCtcttgaaagagagagagatatagatTCACATACGAGCTCCAGTGCCATTGCAAGGAAAACAAGGCTGAGTGTTCTCTCTCTTAGCCTATGTAAAAAGATCAAACACTAAACACTGTTAAACTTCATTTCACACCCAATGCACTCACTCACAAGCATAAGCTTAAGTGCTTAACTAAACCTAGCTATGGATGAACACTGAGGAGAGAACGTGAAGACTCACGGCGTTATCGATCTGCGTCTCGTAGAACACAGGGATTCCGATTCCCAGTGCGACGCTCGCCACGCCTACGGAGATTGCGATTACCTATAACGAAAACCAAAATTCGATCATCTCAGTGTGAGACCAAATCTGATATAGCGCAGGCGATAAGGATCTAACCGTGTTCGTGTCGACTTCTGATTTGATTCGCGGATAAGACGACGTCGACGGCGAACGGAGATTCCTCGCGGAGAGTGAACGGGAAGAAGACGGAGTGGCATTGATTGGACGGTGGATGAACGGAGATTGAAGGCGAAGCGGAGACGGAGATGATACTGGCATTTTTCGAtggtgtgaagaagaagaagctacgCGCGCAAAGatgagaggaggaagaagaagaaccagtggCTTTGGGTTGATCTCAGCCACTAGATTACTCACTGCGGCTAAGATTTGTCCACGTGGCTTTATTCaattttagagatttttatCCTTTTTAATCATCGCCTTATCCGGTACACACCCACCCGCTCAAAAATTGTAGAAGATCGTAACCGTCGAGAAATGCTAAACCAACGGTTGGAAGATAAACCGGGTACTTTTTCAAGTATCAACTTACAAGTTACAAGTAgagaacaaaatatatttttggaaaaaaggATTCGCAAGTCACGATCGATACGAAACGCAACCGTTTGCTTTTAACTCTGCCCTTTCTCTATACTTTAGTTTTTGTTGTCCTTATCATAACTCCCCTTCCCCTTCTCGCTTTCAACAATTCCAACGCTTAGAAACGCAAACGTCGCCGTTCACAAAGTTCGTTCCGAGTGTCGATCTCCAAATCATTCTTGACGTTTTTCTCACATAAGGTAAGTTAATTGATCAACCGTTTAAACTCTTGCTTCTCCATATGTTTTCACGAGTTGTGTTCGGTAGTGAATGTTATATGTTGTACTTGTATATGTGGGGCTTCTTCGTCTATGAACTTAGACAATAAGACATCATATATATGATATGTTTTAGTCATCAAACTATGCACTAGTCGATAACGTAACGTTGATCagcagtttcttttttttttctaatatttttattattaccaGGGTGGCTACAATGATTGGATCGTTTCTTACAAGAGGCCTTCTGTATGttataatttctttaaaaacccTGATCTTTGCTTTTTAGGTTTCTTAGAACACGGTAGTGAATGTTTTAACGGTTGACAGGATGGTGTTTGGATATGCATATCCTGCTTATGAGTGTTTCAAAACGGTCGAACAGAACAAGCCTGAGATTCAACAGCTCCAGTTCTGGTGCCAATATTGGTATATAGTTATGATCATCATagtgtatttcttttttctgTCTTAGTACCTTGAGGTTTACGTTATTGTATCTTGCAGGATTCTTGTAGCTGCTTTGACAATCTTTGAAAGAGTTGGTGATACTCTTGTTTCCTGGTAagcttttttttggtaagagtTGCTTTATGGTgtcttcttatttcttttttacCATCTTGTATGTAGGCTGCCGATGTACAGTGAAGCAAAGCTGGCTTTCTTTATTTACCTCTGGTTCCCAAAAACCAAAGTAAAAGCCTTTTGAGATATATATACTTAGAGAGAAATAATATCTCTTTGATTTTACTGGACTTATGTACTTTCTAATTTC
This Brassica napus cultivar Da-Ae chromosome C6, Da-Ae, whole genome shotgun sequence DNA region includes the following protein-coding sequences:
- the LOC106402518 gene encoding protein disulfide-isomerase LQY1, chloroplastic, which produces MPVSSPSPLRLQSPFIHRPINATPSSSRSLSARNLRSPSTSSYPRIKSEVDTNTVIAISVGVASVALGIGIPVFYETQIDNAAKRENTQPCFPCNGTGAQKCRLCVGSGNVTVELGGGEKEVSTCINCDGVGSLTCTTCQGSGVQPRYLDRREFKDDD